From one [Ruminococcus] lactaris ATCC 29176 genomic stretch:
- a CDS encoding MATE family efflux transporter produces MSDTKVIHSSDTSGHIFSLFLKYVSANVLGMIGFSCYILADTFFIARGIGSDALAALNLVLPAYSLLNGTGLMIGMGGGSRYSLSSTHPEGETHRTVFTQSVLLAVIAAIFFALTGLLGAEPLCLLLGADSRTLPFAVPYIRILLAFAPLFLANNLLVCFVRNDGEPALSMAGMIIGSLSNILLDYLFIYPLNLGMVGAALATATAPLISMGILSTHFLRGNSHFRLMKTKPSLSTASSICSLGVSSLITEVSSGIVILVFNFLLLDLSGNTGVAAYGVLANIALVLIAISTGIAQGIQPIVSSHPGKKGQPVRHQIRCYALLTALLLALLSYAVIFLLADPIADLFNKDQNTALTSIAADGMRIYFTSLFFSGINIVAAVFLSSTDHPKQAFILSLLRGFLLIIPAAFLLAHLFGLTGIWMSLPVTEGIVCIFSLLFLKKV; encoded by the coding sequence ATGTCAGATACAAAAGTTATCCACAGTTCCGACACTTCCGGGCATATTTTTTCACTTTTTCTGAAATATGTCTCTGCGAATGTTCTCGGAATGATCGGCTTTTCCTGCTACATTCTTGCTGATACCTTTTTTATTGCAAGAGGCATTGGCTCCGATGCACTTGCCGCCCTGAACCTGGTTCTGCCTGCATACAGTCTGCTCAACGGAACCGGTCTCATGATCGGAATGGGAGGCGGTTCACGTTATTCCCTCTCCTCCACGCACCCGGAAGGAGAAACGCACCGCACAGTCTTTACACAGTCCGTCCTGCTGGCAGTCATCGCAGCTATTTTTTTCGCACTGACAGGACTTCTTGGGGCAGAGCCTTTATGCCTTCTCCTGGGAGCAGACAGCCGGACACTCCCTTTTGCCGTCCCCTATATCCGTATCCTGCTGGCATTTGCCCCCTTATTTCTGGCCAATAACCTTCTCGTATGCTTTGTCAGAAATGACGGTGAACCCGCTTTATCCATGGCAGGAATGATCATCGGAAGCCTCTCCAATATCCTGCTGGATTACCTTTTCATTTATCCTCTGAATCTTGGCATGGTAGGTGCCGCCCTTGCCACAGCTACCGCACCGCTCATCAGTATGGGGATTCTTTCCACTCATTTTCTGAGAGGAAACAGCCACTTCCGGCTGATGAAGACAAAACCTTCCCTCAGCACAGCTTCCTCGATCTGTTCTCTAGGTGTCTCCTCCCTGATCACTGAAGTTTCTTCCGGGATCGTGATTCTCGTATTTAATTTCCTGCTCCTGGATTTAAGCGGGAATACCGGTGTCGCTGCCTATGGGGTCCTTGCAAACATCGCACTGGTTCTTATTGCCATCTCCACCGGCATTGCTCAGGGAATCCAGCCCATCGTCAGCAGCCATCCAGGAAAAAAAGGACAGCCGGTCCGCCATCAGATCAGATGCTATGCACTCCTGACCGCTCTGCTTCTGGCTCTGCTTTCTTACGCAGTTATCTTCCTGCTGGCTGACCCCATTGCTGATCTGTTCAATAAAGATCAGAACACCGCCCTTACTTCCATTGCGGCCGACGGAATGAGGATCTACTTTACCAGCCTCTTTTTCTCCGGCATCAATATCGTTGCCGCAGTATTTTTAAGTTCCACGGACCACCCAAAACAGGCATTTATCCTCTCTCTTCTAAGAGGATTCCTGCTGATCATCCCGGCCGCTTTTCTTCTGGCTCATTTATTCGGACTCACCGGGATCTGGATGTCACTCCCGGTAACAGAGGGGATCGTATGTATCTTTTCCCTTCTTTTTCTGAAGAAAGTCTGA
- a CDS encoding MATE family efflux transporter — MKAVQRDMTVGKPMKVIINFTLPIFIGNVFQQFYNMADAVIVGKFVGTKALAAVGSTGTIMFLIWGFVAGMTAGFTVLTAQKFGAGDMDGMRKTVAGAGILSLGIGLFLTIVFMAFMKPLLILMNTPEDIFRDAYAYIMIVSGGILAQMLYNLLSSILRALGNSKLPLYFLIISAVLNIFLDLLLIIVFGLGTAGAAIATVVAQGISGLLCLGYIMLKLPILHLKKEDRHVGGQIYLTQIRIGLPMALQYSITAIGTMMVQTSLNILGSTLVAAFTAANKIEQVVTQAYVAMGTTMATYGAQNMGAGNVPRIRQGFKACTILGVIYSFIAAAFVMTVGKYMTYLFVSENVGVIMDSVEIYLWCIGICFIPLAVVNIYRNGIQGLGYGLLPMMAGVAELVGRGAVAVAAAKQRSYTGACMASPAAWILAGSLLLVMYYYIMKVDMKKIFGKSSS, encoded by the coding sequence GGAAAGTTTGTCGGTACGAAAGCACTGGCAGCAGTCGGAAGCACCGGAACGATCATGTTTCTGATCTGGGGCTTTGTCGCGGGAATGACAGCCGGATTTACGGTTCTGACAGCACAGAAATTCGGAGCGGGCGATATGGATGGAATGAGGAAGACTGTTGCGGGGGCAGGCATCCTTTCTTTGGGAATCGGACTTTTTCTGACGATTGTATTTATGGCATTTATGAAACCACTTCTGATTCTTATGAATACACCGGAGGATATTTTCCGGGATGCATATGCTTATATTATGATTGTCAGCGGAGGAATCCTTGCACAGATGCTGTATAATCTTCTGTCCAGTATCCTGCGTGCGTTGGGAAACAGTAAGTTGCCGCTTTATTTTCTGATTATCAGTGCGGTGCTTAATATTTTCCTGGATCTGCTCCTGATCATCGTCTTCGGACTGGGAACTGCAGGAGCCGCCATTGCAACCGTTGTCGCACAGGGAATATCGGGACTTCTCTGCCTGGGCTATATCATGCTGAAGCTTCCGATACTGCATCTGAAAAAGGAGGACCGGCACGTAGGAGGTCAGATCTACCTGACGCAGATCCGCATCGGTCTGCCAATGGCATTGCAGTATTCCATTACAGCGATTGGAACTATGATGGTGCAGACTTCGCTGAATATTCTCGGTTCTACACTGGTAGCGGCATTTACTGCGGCAAATAAGATCGAGCAGGTAGTGACGCAGGCATATGTGGCAATGGGGACAACCATGGCAACTTACGGGGCACAGAATATGGGAGCGGGCAATGTCCCGAGGATTCGCCAGGGATTCAAAGCATGTACGATTCTGGGAGTTATTTATTCTTTTATTGCAGCAGCATTTGTTATGACTGTAGGAAAATATATGACTTACTTATTTGTTTCAGAAAATGTTGGTGTGATCATGGATTCGGTGGAGATTTATCTGTGGTGTATTGGAATCTGTTTTATTCCGCTTGCTGTAGTGAATATTTACAGAAATGGAATCCAGGGACTGGGCTATGGACTTCTTCCAATGATGGCAGGAGTGGCAGAACTGGTCGGAAGAGGTGCTGTTGCAGTGGCTGCGGCAAAGCAGAGAAGTTATACCGGAGCCTGTATGGCCAGTCCGGCAGCATGGATCCTTGCGGGATCGCTGCTGCTGGTCATGTATTACTATATCATGAAAGTTGATATGAAAAAGATTTTCGGAAAGTCATCCTCATAA